The Fusibacter sp. A1 genome has a segment encoding these proteins:
- a CDS encoding LURP-one-related/scramblase family protein yields the protein MKKLFIKQKVFKITDHYPITDENQETIYQVDQDFKLIGNTVRVSDKYGSELFVVSKEVFTLLPRFVVRFANGNEVVLKSRFTLFNKEIDIDPDGLKLFLKGDFFDHNFSLYENNTQIGSITEEYFTWGDTFVLTINDESKQDLIVAIMIAVDCIKDDQEKRR from the coding sequence ATGAAAAAACTTTTTATCAAGCAAAAGGTATTTAAAATCACTGACCATTATCCGATTACCGATGAGAATCAAGAGACAATTTATCAGGTGGATCAGGACTTCAAGCTGATCGGAAACACGGTTCGGGTCAGTGATAAATATGGCAGTGAACTATTTGTTGTCAGCAAAGAAGTATTTACGCTCTTGCCGAGATTTGTGGTTCGATTTGCAAATGGTAATGAAGTGGTTCTTAAAAGCAGGTTTACGCTATTCAATAAGGAAATAGATATTGATCCTGACGGACTAAAGCTCTTCTTAAAAGGCGATTTCTTTGACCATAATTTTTCGCTTTATGAAAACAATACGCAAATAGGTTCTATCACAGAAGAATACTTCACTTGGGGTGATACATTCGTGCTTACTATCAATGATGAAAGCAAGCAGGATTTGATTGTCGCAATTATGATTGCCGTAGACTGCATTAAGGATGATCAGGAAAAAAGGCGATGA
- a CDS encoding LytTR family DNA-binding domain-containing protein, whose protein sequence is MIRIAICDDEVTTLHQTKSYLKAYPAEFKVDLFTSGEDLVASEENYEIILLDIDMSGMNGIETAGLIRKRDKKVKIIYITNYSDYTTFAFSVHAFAYILKPLKAEVLYKQLDEAFEYMKVTASKPLEFITNEGVLRLDQREILCFEYANRKVSMRTLTHTYELKRRISDLEAELRENGFCMPHKSFIVNLYAVKTIKGYDIHLVDESIVPLSQKKSMAFRKALNYYLSDGGR, encoded by the coding sequence TTGATTAGGATTGCGATATGCGATGACGAAGTGACGACTTTGCATCAAACCAAAAGCTATCTGAAGGCATACCCTGCGGAGTTTAAAGTCGATTTGTTCACAAGTGGAGAAGACCTGGTTGCCAGTGAAGAAAACTACGAGATTATCTTGCTTGATATCGATATGTCCGGTATGAACGGCATTGAGACTGCAGGTCTCATTCGAAAACGCGATAAGAAGGTCAAAATCATTTATATTACAAATTATAGCGATTATACGACCTTTGCATTTTCTGTGCATGCCTTTGCCTATATTTTAAAGCCGTTAAAAGCAGAGGTGCTTTACAAGCAACTTGACGAAGCTTTTGAATATATGAAAGTCACAGCGTCAAAGCCTTTAGAGTTTATTACGAACGAAGGTGTCTTGCGGTTAGATCAGAGAGAGATCCTTTGCTTTGAGTACGCTAACAGAAAAGTGTCGATGCGTACCCTGACCCATACGTATGAGTTAAAGCGAAGAATTTCGGATTTGGAAGCCGAGCTCAGAGAAAATGGATTTTGCATGCCACATAAGAGCTTTATCGTAAATCTATATGCGGTCAAGACGATTAAGGGGTATGACATTCATCTGGTCGATGAGTCGATCGTCCCGCTCTCGCAAAAAAAATCGATGGCGTTTCGAAAAGCGTTGAATTACTATCTCTCAGATGGAGGGCGATAA
- a CDS encoding ATP-binding protein, whose amino-acid sequence MLNRLGQNYYTSNKMLNIILNDKVQTMRAQGISEDIKIADVDLSFIRNVDMTTLFSNILDNAIEAALVSDEKKIHLRVSHVHDFVTITLKNTSAEKPLKKDDDFLTTKPHHEGLGLKNVKRVVEAYKGDVQFEWRDAHFITRVMLTG is encoded by the coding sequence ATGCTCAATCGACTAGGTCAGAACTACTATACAAGCAATAAGATGCTCAATATCATCTTGAATGATAAAGTACAGACCATGCGTGCGCAGGGAATCAGTGAAGACATCAAGATTGCTGATGTGGACTTAAGTTTTATCCGCAATGTGGATATGACGACACTCTTTTCGAATATTCTAGACAACGCGATTGAAGCGGCACTTGTGAGTGACGAAAAGAAAATTCATTTGAGGGTCTCGCACGTGCACGATTTTGTCACGATCACGCTCAAAAATACATCAGCTGAGAAACCTTTAAAGAAAGACGATGACTTCCTTACTACGAAGCCTCATCATGAAGGTCTTGGCCTGAAGAATGTCAAAAGGGTAGTCGAGGCGTATAAAGGAGATGTGCAGTTTGAATGGAGGGATGCTCATTTTATTACGCGAGTCATGCTTACTGGCTAA
- a CDS encoding YhfC family intramembrane metalloprotease gives MLILLRESCLLANVIISFGVPLGALFILKRRFGGKMLFFSVGMLTFIVSQILIRIPIISYVLPQFTWYAVMQTNPWLYGIFLGLTASVFEEVGRLIALKSVSNRNNGLIEGISFGFGHGGIEAMLLVGLNSLVLMVLYPIGTIDLSSQSATMILLGGLERVLAMIFHIGASLIVLYGIRVQKQVRFTTYAVLLHLLLDSMIVILPAVFGAGILQLEAYLAVMAIFTLIFGIKLYSMED, from the coding sequence ATGCTCATTTTATTACGCGAGTCATGCTTACTGGCTAATGTCATCATTAGTTTTGGAGTTCCCCTTGGAGCCCTCTTTATACTGAAACGAAGATTTGGTGGCAAGATGCTGTTTTTTTCTGTCGGAATGCTTACTTTTATCGTAAGTCAGATTCTGATTAGGATTCCTATAATCAGCTATGTGCTTCCTCAATTCACATGGTATGCTGTAATGCAAACGAATCCGTGGCTATACGGAATTTTTCTAGGATTGACTGCTAGTGTTTTTGAAGAGGTTGGTAGACTTATCGCCCTAAAGAGCGTATCTAATAGGAATAATGGGCTAATTGAAGGCATTAGCTTTGGATTTGGTCATGGCGGAATAGAGGCTATGCTTCTTGTGGGGCTTAACAGCCTCGTTTTAATGGTGCTTTATCCTATAGGGACCATCGACTTATCAAGTCAAAGCGCCACGATGATTCTACTGGGCGGACTTGAGCGGGTACTTGCTATGATTTTTCACATAGGTGCTTCTCTGATTGTACTTTACGGTATTCGAGTTCAAAAACAGGTTCGCTTTACAACCTATGCGGTTCTCCTGCACTTACTGCTGGACAGCATGATTGTAATTCTACCTGCGGTTTTTGGTGCCGGTATCCTACAACTTGAAGCATATCTTGCCGTTATGGCGATTTTTACACTCATCTTTGGAATTAAACTTTACTCTATGGAGGATTAG
- a CDS encoding DUF3887 domain-containing protein codes for MNKMVIMIIIVTLTFALLTACTSTELSSDFDSAVVESSAQGVVDALNAKDYDSVVAMLREDLQDRLNAQKIADAVEMTYGDAGEFTAINKTTVIGQKKEDEDFAVAIIEAKYENKKVIFTLSYDKNMKLIGLYMK; via the coding sequence ATGAATAAAATGGTTATAATGATCATAATTGTCACACTTACTTTTGCGCTGCTAACAGCTTGCACTTCAACTGAACTGTCGAGTGATTTTGATAGCGCAGTGGTCGAATCCAGTGCCCAAGGGGTTGTCGATGCACTGAATGCCAAGGACTATGACAGCGTTGTGGCAATGTTGAGAGAAGATTTGCAGGATAGACTGAACGCTCAAAAAATCGCAGATGCAGTTGAAATGACATACGGTGACGCAGGCGAGTTTACAGCGATCAATAAAACAACGGTTATCGGTCAAAAGAAAGAGGATGAGGATTTCGCAGTTGCCATCATTGAAGCCAAGTACGAGAATAAGAAGGTGATATTCACACTCTCGTATGATAAAAATATGAAGCTGATCGGTCTTTATATGAAATAG
- a CDS encoding HD-GYP domain-containing protein, which yields MRNIILEDFLDFETHFVEFVKRTSFFLDITDPRFCIFNDSGSEITYTFGSSQFSEITIDEYRNHIKNTRVIQKDNIAELRKSNGKLLANNPTYMINIFHPSLERNVILGSLIFDTSKPALNLDDHRNFNVHYFQQLVYHIQTVISNYERIYFLIDTFTELMVARDIFMPYHMTNVANICIKLTAHLNLAPKDQMILYFSALLHDTGKLFVSENIINKPGQLTDDEFELIKLHSRKGSELVSNTLHGMTLLHNIPQTIKHHHERYDGNGYPDGLIGKSIPYLSRVLGVADAVDAMSSKRAYKDLESQERIIAVLRDQSGQQFDPEIARAMVDILIHDTKLTTPDRYDSNLFIPKGSFSFKYQVGNVIKSLSGNLLLTNRQGKFIIHDADSTIYSVKAMQKATISYFEQNDLIEYRVTVKHYENGTYYLDNITYLPTDKTFSMVWASSAQIFNKETLELFEAQVIKLGGDSIVFQLNAIEGQKYIDNSQAVHQVKIDETVEAVSLQMVLTIKVVNYYKTDFGFAFICRYQDIQPGQKDRMLRLLFRKQSMQKRSKMNS from the coding sequence ATGAGAAATATCATACTAGAAGATTTTTTAGATTTTGAAACGCATTTTGTCGAGTTTGTTAAACGCACTTCTTTTTTTCTTGATATCACCGATCCAAGGTTTTGCATTTTCAACGATTCAGGGTCAGAGATAACCTATACCTTTGGGAGTAGTCAGTTCTCTGAAATCACAATTGATGAGTATAGGAATCACATCAAGAACACAAGAGTGATACAGAAAGATAACATCGCCGAATTGCGCAAAAGTAATGGAAAGCTTCTAGCAAATAACCCGACTTATATGATAAACATCTTTCATCCTAGCCTAGAAAGAAATGTTATTCTCGGGAGTTTGATTTTTGACACCTCAAAACCGGCACTAAATCTTGATGACCATCGTAATTTCAATGTCCATTATTTTCAGCAGCTGGTGTATCACATACAAACTGTAATCTCAAACTACGAGAGGATTTATTTCTTGATCGATACCTTCACTGAGCTTATGGTGGCAAGAGACATCTTCATGCCTTACCATATGACAAATGTGGCGAATATCTGCATCAAATTAACCGCTCATCTGAACCTAGCCCCGAAAGATCAGATGATACTTTATTTTTCGGCACTCCTACACGATACCGGCAAGCTCTTTGTATCTGAAAACATCATTAATAAACCTGGTCAATTGACCGATGACGAGTTCGAACTTATCAAACTTCATTCACGCAAGGGCTCGGAACTAGTTTCGAACACCCTACATGGAATGACACTACTGCATAACATTCCTCAGACCATTAAACATCATCATGAACGTTATGATGGAAACGGATATCCTGATGGACTTATCGGCAAGTCGATCCCCTATCTGAGCAGGGTGCTAGGGGTGGCTGATGCCGTCGATGCCATGTCATCTAAACGCGCTTATAAGGATCTGGAATCACAAGAAAGAATCATCGCCGTATTGAGGGACCAAAGCGGCCAGCAGTTCGATCCAGAAATAGCACGCGCAATGGTCGATATCTTGATTCACGATACAAAACTGACCACCCCTGACCGATACGACTCAAACCTATTCATACCTAAAGGCTCGTTCAGCTTTAAATATCAGGTGGGAAATGTGATAAAATCACTCTCTGGTAATCTTCTTCTTACAAATAGACAAGGAAAGTTTATCATTCATGACGCCGATTCAACCATCTATTCTGTAAAGGCGATGCAAAAGGCGACAATCAGTTATTTTGAGCAGAATGATTTGATTGAATACCGGGTAACTGTCAAGCATTATGAAAACGGAACCTATTACTTGGACAACATCACCTACTTGCCTACCGACAAGACTTTTTCCATGGTTTGGGCTAGTAGCGCACAAATTTTTAATAAGGAGACGTTGGAGTTATTTGAGGCTCAAGTCATCAAACTTGGTGGTGATTCAATCGTATTTCAGCTAAATGCCATAGAAGGTCAAAAATATATCGATAACAGCCAGGCGGTGCATCAGGTTAAAATCGACGAGACTGTCGAAGCCGTATCCCTGCAAATGGTGCTGACGATCAAAGTAGTCAATTACTACAAGACCGATTTCGGATTTGCCTTCATTTGCCGTTACCAGGACATACAACCCGGTCAAAAGGATAGGATGCTAAGACTATTGTTCCGGAAGCAATCCATGCAAAAGCGCAGTAAAATGAATTCATAA
- a CDS encoding GNAT family N-acetyltransferase, translated as MCLQENGLIIGSIGYSTIDHDPLLSSESQFEFGYSLHPDYWGLGYATEVSVLMRDHLMDVEQASCIWLRHFDFNRQSEKVILKL; from the coding sequence ATTTGTCTTCAAGAAAATGGATTGATCATAGGATCCATTGGTTATTCTACAATAGACCACGACCCACTGTTGTCTAGTGAAAGTCAATTTGAATTCGGATATAGCCTTCACCCAGATTATTGGGGACTAGGATATGCTACTGAAGTTTCTGTACTAATGAGAGATCACCTGATGGATGTTGAACAAGCATCTTGTATATGGTTAAGGCACTTTGATTTCAATAGACAATCTGAAAAAGTGATTCTTAAACTTTGA
- a CDS encoding NUDIX hydrolase has translation MENVESIEEGVLREILEESGVSVKVKELVGIYSNVCSYTARDGVTKVPTKIMMDFICEYEGGELRTSDETSEVKWVPVAEVLDYIVPENLRYRFEKVIEFKGKITYSSYVTKPEYKLLSERFV, from the coding sequence GTGGAAAACGTTGAAAGCATTGAAGAAGGTGTTTTGCGTGAGATACTTGAGGAAAGCGGCGTAAGTGTAAAAGTGAAAGAGCTTGTCGGTATTTACTCGAACGTGTGCAGCTATACGGCGCGTGATGGTGTGACCAAGGTGCCCACCAAGATCATGATGGATTTTATCTGTGAATATGAAGGCGGAGAACTCCGGACGTCTGATGAGACAAGCGAAGTGAAATGGGTTCCGGTTGCGGAAGTGCTTGACTATATCGTCCCAGAAAACCTTAGATACCGTTTTGAAAAGGTAATCGAGTTCAAAGGCAAAATCACGTACTCGTCTTACGTTACAAAACCGGAGTATAAGCTTCTTTCGGAGAGGTTTGTGTAG